A part of Rhopalosiphum maidis isolate BTI-1 chromosome 3, ASM367621v3, whole genome shotgun sequence genomic DNA contains:
- the LOC113557523 gene encoding poly(rC)-binding protein 3-like: MMSAALKLGIHRQSRPVRRPSHNGRDDVELTVRILFNGREVGSVIGKGGETIKNIRNLSGARVIISNGSTPERIVLINGNRVTICKATELIGQKVEEFFERQNSEWNGPKSPLTLKLIVPASQCGFIIGKGGNKIKEIRESSGAAILVASEMLSNSTERLVSITGTTSTISHCVYLICNVLIDSPPRIASIPYHPCNVNSGLATCTVNKDYGREHNIPFTNIATLGLGTSSTEGINQAALTALAGSQLRTANRQNQNVSGEHKKQNSKSNIETISMTVPNDLIGCVIGKRGSKIADIRQISGAIVHIFKFEGNNESKEIVDRRINITGNKKSISVAKYLIEMSVELQKANLEDIKSPSNPCNGSSSTASTPTVAPQLFAKPDPINTISSLYAYIALSSGAKQSSPVQTTGVHRPKNSLKRKRSPSGERINAERTKFAHY, encoded by the exons ATGATGTCTGCCGCGTTGAAATTAGGAATCCACCGGCAGAGCAGACCGGTCCGGAGGCCGAGTCACAACGGTCGCGACGACGTCGAATTGACCGTGCGGATTCTGTTCAACGGCCGG GAAGTTGGAAGTGTAATTGGCAAAGGAGgcgaaactataaaaaatataagaaacttg tcTGGTGCTAGAGTTATAATCTCTAATGGTTCAACTCCAGAACGTATTGTTCTTATTAATGGAAATAGAGTTACAATTTGTAAAGCTACTGAACTTATTGGTCAAAAAGTTGAAGAa tTTTTTGAGAGACAAAATAGTGAATGGAATGGCCCAAAATCACCTTTGACACTTAAGCTAATTGTGCCAGCATCTCAATGTGGTTTCATAATTGGCAAAggaggaaataaaataaaagaaatcaGAGAATCAAGTGGAGCTGCCATATTAGTAGCATCTGAGATGTTATCTAATTCAACTGAACGCCTAGTTTCAATTACTGGTACTACAAGCACAATATCTCATTGTGTTTATCTAATCTGCAATGTACTGATAGAT tcCCCGCCTCGTATTGCATCAATCCCTTATCATCCATGTAATGTAAATTCAGGACTTGCTACTTGTACAGTTAATAAAGAT TATGGAAGAGAACACAATATTCCTTTTACTAACATTGCAACTCTTGGGTTAGGAACTTCATCAACTGAAGGTATCAATCAAGCTG CCTTGACTGCATTAGCTGGAAGTCAGTTAAGAACAGCTAATCGTCAAAACCAAAATGTTAGTGGagaacataaaaaacaaaattccaaATCAAATATTGAGACAATATCAATGACTGTACCTAATGACTTAATTGGGTGCGTTATTGGTAAAAGAGGAAGTAAAATTGCAGACATTCG ACAAATAAGTGGTgctattgtacatatatttaaatttgaaggaAATAATGAAAGTAAAGAGATTGTAGATCGccgtataaatattacaggAAACAAAAAATCTATTTCAGTTGCCAAGTACTTAATTGAAATGAG TGTGGAACTGCAAAAAGCCAATCTTGAGGATATAAAATCACCCTCTAATCCTTGCAATGGTTCCAGTTCAACTGCGTCCACTCCAACTGTGGCTCCTCAACTATTTGCCAAGCCAGATCCCATTAATACCATATCTAGCTTATATGCTTATATAGCCTTATCCAGTGGTGCTAAACAATCCTCTCCAGTACAGACCACAGGTGTCCATCGCCCAAAAAATTCCTTAAAAAGGAAGCGTAGTCCTTCAGGCGAAAGAATCAATGCGGAAAGAACAAAGTTTGCTCATTACTGA
- the LOC113559425 gene encoding retinoic acid receptor RXR-alpha-B: MFKKEKPMMSVSAIIQSRAAHHWGRGLRLDNNLSLSSMGPQSPLDLKPDTATLMVNFSSPPGDPLSPAGLYSVDRSSMMNNSCNVQDSPNYPPNHPLSGSKHLCSICGDRASGKHYGVYSCEGCKGFFKRTVRKNLSYACREENKCIIDKRQRNRCQYCRYQKCLTMGMKREAVQEERQRTKDRDHNNIEVEPTSSSNTDMPVELILRAENKADAIKTEQQYIEQQHPQHTVGAICQATDKQLIQLVEWAKHIPHFKNLPLGDQVLLLRAGWNELMIAAFSHRSISVKDGIVLATGLTVDRDSAHQAGVEAIFDRVLTELVAKMRDMGMDRTELGCLRTIILFNPGSKGLQSVNEVEVLRDKVYVALEEYCRTTHPEEPGRFAKLLLRLPSLRSIGLKCLEHLFFYKLIGDSPIDTFLMEVLESSSHDVQVAT; this comes from the exons ATGTTCAAGAAGGAAAAACCCATGATGTCTGTGTCGGCCATCATACAGAGCAGGGCCGCGCACCACTGGGGCAGAG GTTTAAGATTGGACAATAATCTGTCACTGAGTTCGATGGGACCTCAGTCGCCTTTGGACCTCAAACCCGATACGGCCACGCTGATGGTTAATTTCAGTAGCCCCCCTGGAGATCCTCTAAGCCCTGCAGG attatacagCGTCGATCGGAGCAGTATGATGAATAATTCTTGCAATGTACAAGACTCTCCGAATTACCCACCCAACCATCCACTTAGTGGTTCAAAACATCTATGCTCCATATGTGGAGATCGCGCTAGTGGAAAACATTACGGAGTCTACAG TTGCGAGGGCTGCAAAGGGTTCTTCAAACGCACTGTGAGGAAAAATTTGTCTTATGCGTGTCGTGAagaaaacaaatgcatcatcGACAAGCGCCAAAGAAATCGGTGCCAATACTGCAGGTATCAAAAGTGTTTGACCATGGGCATGAAAAGAGAAGCCGTCCAG gaAGAAAGGCAACGTACAAAAGATCgagatcataataatattgaagttGAACCCACAAGTAGTTCTAATACTGACATGCCAGTGGAACTCATTTTAAGGGCTGAAAATAAAGCCGATGCTATAAAGACTGAACAGCAGTACATAGAGCAACAA CATCCTCAACATACTGTTGGTGCAATTTGTCAAGCAACTGacaaacaattaatacaaCTCGTTGAGTGGGCCAAACATATAccgcattttaaaaatttacctcTTGGCGATcaagttttattattgagaGCTG gtTGGAATGAGTTGATGATTGCAGCATTTTCCCATAGATCGATCAGTGTAAAAGATGGTATAGTCTTAGCTACTGGACTTACTGTCGATAGAGATTCTGCTCATCAAGCGGGAGTTGAAGCTATATTTGATCGTGTACTTACTGAACTCGTTGCTAAAATGAGAGATATGGGTATGGACAGGACAGAACTTGGCTGTTTGCGtactattattctttttaatccAG gttCAAAAGGTTTACAGTCTGTTAATGAAGTAGAAGTACTACGTGATAAGGTTTATGTTGCCTTAGAAGAATATTGTCGTACAACACATCCAGAAGAACCTGGACGATTTGCTAAACTACTTCTTCGGCTTCCTTCGTTACGTTCAATTGGTTTAAAATGTCTGGAACAtttattcttctataaacTTATTGGGGATTCCccaattgatacatttttaatggaaGTTCTTGAATCATCATCACACGATGTTCAAGTAGCTACATGA